One segment of Nyctibius grandis isolate bNycGra1 chromosome 11, bNycGra1.pri, whole genome shotgun sequence DNA contains the following:
- the HOXC13 gene encoding homeobox protein Hox-C13 has product MTAPLGLPPRWPDGLACRCEDAPREKNRMEGLGHCRDMMPPHAGLAVPTAPPPPPPPPQGAAYAELAAAEPPRQCPSGAASSAALGYGYPFGGGYYGCRLSHSHGVNLQQKPCAYHPGEKYPEAGGPLPGEELPSRAKEFAFYPGFPSSYQAVPGYLDVSVVPGLGGHPEPRHDALLPMEGYQHWALSNGWDGQVYCSKEQSQSAHLWKSPFPDVVPLQPEVSSYRRGRKKRVPYTKIQLKELEKEYAASKFITKEKRRRISATTNLSERQVTIWFQNRRVKEKKVVSKSKTAHLHAT; this is encoded by the exons ATGACGGCACCGCTCGGCCTCCCCCCGCGCTGGCCCGACGGCCTCGCCTGTCGCTGCGAGGACGCACCGCGGGAGAAGAACCGCATGGAGGGGTTGGGACATTGCCGGGACATGATGCCCCCCCACGCGGGACTCGCCGTGCCCACCGCCccaccgccgcccccgccgccgccgcagggAGCCGCGTATGCTGAGCTGGCGGCTGCCGAACCCCCCCGGCAGTGCCCGTCGGGGGCGGCTTCCAGCGCGGCACTGGGCTACGGTTACCCCTTCGGTGGGGGTTACTACGGCTGCAGGTTGTCCCACTCCCACGGAGTCAACTTGCAGCAAAAACCCTGCGCCTACCACCCCGGGGAGAAGTACCCCGAGGCCGGCGGGCCCCTGCCCGGCGAGGAGCTGCCGTCGAGGGCTAAAGAATTCGCTTTTTATCCCGGTTTTCCCAGCTCCTACCAGGCGGTCCCTGGCTATTTGGACGTGTCGGTGGTACCGGGGCTCGGTGGTCACCCGGAACCGAGACACGACGCTTTGCTTCCCATGGAAGGTTACCAACACTGGGCTCTTTCTAATGGCTGGGATGGGCAAGTGTACTGCTCCAAAGAGCAATCGCAATCTGCACACCTCTGGAAATCACCTTTCCCAG ACGTGGTCCCCTTACAACCCGAAGTCAGCAGCTATCGGAGGGGACGAAAAAAAAGAGTCCCTTACACTAAAATCCAACTGAAGGAGTTGGAAAAGGAGTACGCGGCCAGCAAATTCATCAccaaagagaagaggaggaggatttcGGCCACCACCAACCTGTCCGAACGCCAAGTGACAATCTGGTTCCAGAACCGGAGGGTCAAGGAGAAGAAGGTGGTGAGCAAATCCAAGACAGCGCATCTCCACGCCACCTGA